The nucleotide sequence CTTGTCGATCTTGAGCACCACGACCTCGACTGTGTCACCGCGTTTCATGATTTCCGAGGGATGCTGGATCCGCTTGGTCCAGGACATATCGGAAATATGAATCAGGCCGTCGATACCTTCTTCCAGCTCGATGAACGCGCCGAAAGTGGTAAGGTTGCGGACCTTGCCCTTGAGCTTCATCCCGACCGGATATTTCTCGTCAATCGTCTTCCAGGGATCTTCGACCAACTGCTTGAGCCCCAGAGAAATCTTCTCATTTTCTTTATCTACTGAAAGGACTACCGCCTCGATTTCATCCTTGACCTGCATTATCTTGGAGGGGTGCTTGATATGCTGAGTCCAGGACATCTCGGAGATGTGGATGAGACCCTCGATTCCCTTCTCGAGCTCGACAAAAGCGCCGTAATCGGTAAGCGAAACGACCTTGCCCTTGACTTTCGAGCCAACCGGGTAATTCTCTTCGATATTCTCCCATGGGTACGGGGTGAGTTGTTTCAATCCAAGAGAGATTCGACCGGTATTCTGGTCGAAATCGAGAATCTTGACGTTGATAGTATCGCCCAGCGAGACCATCTCCGACGGATGGGAGATTCGTCCCCAGGACATATCGGTGATGTGCAGAAGACCGTCAACACCGCCCAGATCGATAAATACGCCGAAATCGGTGATATTTTTGACCACGCCCTCGCGGACCTGACCGGCTTCGATTTCGGACAACAGCTTGTCGCGCTGTTCTTCGCGTTCGCGCTCGAGCACAACCCGGCGTGAAACCACGATATTACGGCGGTTCTTGTTGAGCTTGATGATCTTCAGCTCCATCTCCTTACCAACCAGCTCATCGAAATTCGGTACCTGACGCAATGCCACCTGTGAACCGGGCAGAAACGCGTCTACTCCAAACAAATCGACAACCAGGCCACCCTTGATCCTTCTGCTTACAGTACCCGGCACTAACTCGCCGGAGTCGTAGGATTCGCGGATCCTGTCCCAGACCTTGAGGAAATCGGCCTTACGCTTGGATAACACTAACTGGCCGTTCTGGTCCTCAAACGCATCCAGGTAAACATCGATCTCGTCACCGACACTGATATTGATCGGTTCAGTGAATTCACCTACGGGGATGATTCCCTCGGACTTGAAACCGACATCGACGATAACATCGTCGCGGGTTACACCCAGCACCTTGCCGTTGATGATCTCGCCCTCGCGCAGGTCAGAAAGCGTGTCCTCGTACATCTGGAGCATGCTTTCATATTCTTCCTCGCTGTAATCGCCGTCGCCGATATCGGTCAGTTTCATCGACTCGACGATCTCGACATCATCGGGCTTCTCAATAGCCTGACGCGCGACATCGGCGGCCTTCTGAGCCACACGGGCGCGACGCTTGGTCTGTCGGGTTTCTACCTGGGTTGCGGTTTCGGTGACTAGCCGGGACGCTCGTTCCTCGACTTTGGATTTTTTCTTGGTGGTAGTTTGCTTTGAAGCTTTGGTTCCGGATTTTAGATGAGCCTTTTTACCACCTCCTGTCTTTTTGGATTTTTTCTTTGCCTTCTCAGCTTTTTCAGTCATGTTACGGTAAATCCTCCTTATAACTTAGCATTTCCCGTGAAAGGGTCTTACACATATAATCAAATTTCAGAAAATGTCAAATGCTTTCGGGCTCAAAACAAGCTTTTTTGATCTTTTTTAAATATATGCCGGATAACCCGATAGCTCAAACAGGGCACAATTTGTCATAGTTTTTCGGGATTTTCAATCAAAAATGGATACTAAACCCCGTTAAGAGCTTCGGCACAAACAGGATAAACTTGATTTGAATTTGGGAGAATTCCAAACTGGAACCAGTATCCATTTTGGTGCAAAGATGATATTTTGTCTTTTTAAGTTTATTACCTTGATAAAAAAGTCGTTGAGTGAGTCCGGCTTTATACTGACTAACTGTAAACCAGGACTAATTTTAAAACGCATTTTAATGCTTCTATGATACTCTATTATAATATCAAATTATTTTTCGCAGAGCTTTGATCTCGGTCATGATATGCTCGGTCAGTTTGCGAATACGGTCTTTTTGCGGGAGGCCGGGCATAAACGAGGCTGTATCAATTAAGTCACCGTAAACAATCTTGATATATCGCCGGCTCAAGAAAACTTTGCTGAGACGGTTTGAATTCTCCAGGTAAACCGGAAGCACCGGGACATCGTTTTCAATCGCCAGCTTAGCCAGGCCCGGCCTGCCGGATTTCATAACGCCATCTTTCTGGCGTGTCCCCTCCGGAAAAATCAGCACCCTGCCTCCATCTATCAGGATCTCTTCAGCACGTTTCATCGCCTTGCGGTCTATCAACCCGCGCTTGACCGGAAAAGCATTCAAAGCCGAGATAGTCTTCCCGAAGACCGGATTTTTAAACAATTCCGCCTTGGCCATGAAATGTACTTCGAAAGGTGTCAGGCTCCCGATCAGGGGAGGATCGGCAAGCGATATATGATTTGATGCCAGGATAGCCGGCCCTTCGAAATCGAGCTTCTCCAGATTATAGCGCTTGACGCCATACAATATCCGAAACATCCAGCCGACTGTGAAAGCAGTAAAATGATAAAAGAGAGTCATGCGGAATTTCTCGCGCGGAAAAGCTCAATGATTTTATCGACCTGTTGATCAATGGTCATATTGGTCGTGTCAACTTCGATCGAATCGGAAGTTTTAGTCAAGGGTGAGGTCCTTCGTCCGGAATCGTAATCATCGCGACGCTTGATATCTCTGATTTGATCCGCGAGTGTGGTCGATTTACCCATCCGTTCAAAATCTTTTAACCGCCTGCGTGCCCGTTCTTCAATTGACGCACTGAGATAGACTTTCAGGCCGGCATCCGGGAATACTACGCTGGTGGTATCACGGCCTTCCGCAACAATATTCTGTTTCCGCCCGATCTCCTTCTGCATCGCCACAAGGTGCTCGCGTACTTTCGGATGAGCCGAAACCTCGCTGACTGCCCGGGTAACCACGGGAGTACGAATATCATCGGTAATATCTCGATCATCGACATAGACCTTTTGACCGTCATCGGCGTCCGCAAATTTGATATCGATCTTTTCAGCCAGAGCGGACAGCTTCGCTTCATCGGCAGGCTCGATATCGTTTTCAAGAGCCAGTAATGTCAGGGCGCGATACATCGCCCCGGTATCCAGAAACACGAATCCCAGTTTTTTTGCGACAGCGCGCGCGGTAGTTGATTTGCCCGAACCGGAGGGCCCGTCGATCGCGATAATTTCAGTTTTTTCTGTCATCGGATTTACTTTGAAGATTATTCCAGGCCGACCTTACGACGCAGTTTCTGGACTTCCTTGCGGTTCAAATGACGCCAGCTTCCGGTACGCATCCCCTCGCAGGAGAGATCGGCAAAACGGATGCGCCTGAGTTTCTTGACAGTGAACCCAAGGGCGGTAAAGATCCGGCGGATTTCACGCTTCTTGCCCTCGTGGAGCTCGAGCTGGACGACCGACTGATATTTCTGGGCGGACATCAGCTTGGCCTTGGCTGTGGCGACATAACCGTCATCAAGTTCGACGCCCGCTTCGATCTTACCTATCATCTCAGCCGGCAATTCACCTTTGATAGTGGCGACATAGAGTTTTTTAATTTCGAATTTGGGGTGAGCCAGGCGGTAGGCCAGTTCACCGTCATCGGTCAAGAGGATAATCCCCTCAGTGTCGAGGTCGAGCCTGCCCACAGGGTAAACTCGTGCATCGACCCCCTTGATCAGGTCGATCACTGTCGGCCGTCCGAATTTGTCGACCAAGCTGGAGATATATCCGCGAGGTTTATTGAGTATTACATATGATTTTTCAGTGGGGAGCTCGATTTCCTGGTCGTCTACCCTGACAACATCTTTATCCTCATCGACAACCGCACCGAGCGTATTGACAATCTCGTCATTAACCTTGATCCTGCCGGCCGAGATCATTTCGTCAGCCTGACGGCGCGAAGCTATACCGCAATGTGATAAATATTTATTAAGCCTCATCCGCTTCTATCTCATTCTCCATGTCCCCTTCGCCTGGAGACTCTTCAGATGAGTATTCCTCCTCGTTTTTTCTGACAGTCAATGCTTTGCCCTGTTCGACTTTCATCGCGCTTGCTTCCTGTTCTGAAAGAAGCAGTTCGCCCTGGTCGGTTTTGATCTTATCCTTGTAAGCCTCAGCAAACTCTTCCAGTCGCGGAAGTTCACGCAGATCCCTGAGCCCGAAATATTCCAGGAACCTGCGGGTAGTACCGTAGAGCAAAGGATGGCCGACCTTGTCGGAACGACCGGCAATAGTCACGAGCTTGCGATCCAGCAGGGTGTTGAGCGTACCGTCGACACCGACCCCCCTGATATGTTCGACTTCACCTTTGGTGACCGGCTGTTTGTAGGCGATAATCGCCAAAGTCTCCAACCCGGCCTGCGTGAGTCGGCGCTCACGTTGTTTCTTGAGGAAACGTTCCACCGCCGCGGTCATATTCGGCAACAGATAGAACTGAAATCCCTCCGCTATTTCCCGAATTCGGAAAGTATGACCGCTGTCGGTATAGCGCCGGTTGAGGTTATCGACAATGCTGTAAACCTGGGCCTTAGTCAGCTTGCCCAGAAAGCGCGCGATCTTGCGGTAGTTGACCGGTTCGGGGCTGGCAAACAATAGAGCCTCGGTCATATTCATCCAC is from Candidatus Zixiibacteriota bacterium and encodes:
- the rpsA gene encoding 30S ribosomal protein S1, encoding MTEKAEKAKKKSKKTGGGKKAHLKSGTKASKQTTTKKKSKVEERASRLVTETATQVETRQTKRRARVAQKAADVARQAIEKPDDVEIVESMKLTDIGDGDYSEEEYESMLQMYEDTLSDLREGEIINGKVLGVTRDDVIVDVGFKSEGIIPVGEFTEPINISVGDEIDVYLDAFEDQNGQLVLSKRKADFLKVWDRIRESYDSGELVPGTVSRRIKGGLVVDLFGVDAFLPGSQVALRQVPNFDELVGKEMELKIIKLNKNRRNIVVSRRVVLEREREEQRDKLLSEIEAGQVREGVVKNITDFGVFIDLGGVDGLLHITDMSWGRISHPSEMVSLGDTINVKILDFDQNTGRISLGLKQLTPYPWENIEENYPVGSKVKGKVVSLTDYGAFVELEKGIEGLIHISEMSWTQHIKHPSKIMQVKDEIEAVVLSVDKENEKISLGLKQLVEDPWKTIDEKYPVGMKLKGKVRNLTTFGAFIELEEGIDGLIHISDMSWTKRIQHPSEIMKRGDTVEVVVLKIDKENRRISLGHKQLYEDPWPTLSKNYAVGSDVLGSIVRMLDRGVIVELPGGVEGFVPTNQLGKPDLENPEDAFQIGDELPLQVIEFDQPGRRIVLSVDSYYKKRERNELDQFLAKYPTRTMSMEDAVEGQGEEGEEEKPAEEAKAEQPPAEQPEGEPEQPDSVDKPAVEEPKENPDTPPTPDEEDKDKTE
- a CDS encoding 1-acyl-sn-glycerol-3-phosphate acyltransferase, which codes for MTLFYHFTAFTVGWMFRILYGVKRYNLEKLDFEGPAILASNHISLADPPLIGSLTPFEVHFMAKAELFKNPVFGKTISALNAFPVKRGLIDRKAMKRAEEILIDGGRVLIFPEGTRQKDGVMKSGRPGLAKLAIENDVPVLPVYLENSNRLSKVFLSRRYIKIVYGDLIDTASFMPGLPQKDRIRKLTEHIMTEIKALRKII
- a CDS encoding pseudouridine synthase; translation: MRLNKYLSHCGIASRRQADEMISAGRIKVNDEIVNTLGAVVDEDKDVVRVDDQEIELPTEKSYVILNKPRGYISSLVDKFGRPTVIDLIKGVDARVYPVGRLDLDTEGIILLTDDGELAYRLAHPKFEIKKLYVATIKGELPAEMIGKIEAGVELDDGYVATAKAKLMSAQKYQSVVQLELHEGKKREIRRIFTALGFTVKKLRRIRFADLSCEGMRTGSWRHLNRKEVQKLRRKVGLE
- the scpB gene encoding SMC-Scp complex subunit ScpB — protein: MRSEFIRGMMTEEQIKNRIIDEEKEVVEDEVEDSSERDSSELDDTHQEVRDAEELTEEMAEWMNMTEALLFASPEPVNYRKIARFLGKLTKAQVYSIVDNLNRRYTDSGHTFRIREIAEGFQFYLLPNMTAAVERFLKKQRERRLTQAGLETLAIIAYKQPVTKGEVEHIRGVGVDGTLNTLLDRKLVTIAGRSDKVGHPLLYGTTRRFLEYFGLRDLRELPRLEEFAEAYKDKIKTDQGELLLSEQEASAMKVEQGKALTVRKNEEEYSSEESPGEGDMENEIEADEA
- a CDS encoding (d)CMP kinase is translated as MTEKTEIIAIDGPSGSGKSTTARAVAKKLGFVFLDTGAMYRALTLLALENDIEPADEAKLSALAEKIDIKFADADDGQKVYVDDRDITDDIRTPVVTRAVSEVSAHPKVREHLVAMQKEIGRKQNIVAEGRDTTSVVFPDAGLKVYLSASIEERARRRLKDFERMGKSTTLADQIRDIKRRDDYDSGRRTSPLTKTSDSIEVDTTNMTIDQQVDKIIELFRARNSA